One genomic region from Ptychodera flava strain L36383 chromosome 14, AS_Pfla_20210202, whole genome shotgun sequence encodes:
- the LOC139150088 gene encoding E3 SUMO-protein ligase KIAA1586-like, producing MSFFLQDVLSVLHTTCLSLQANNLTFSEVSDYITACKKAVDELKSRNGSYFQQFLDSVREYETELEIEFHGHTIPANKKQRENFAKSSEKFLTFLSDNLASRFVENDDEISSAFDILVPSKLPTEADQIAKYGDVEISKLGEFFGTDKTDGDGNTVNPPLNKAKLISEWSLFKHVMCKYRNQEFTEFWEWGLKTHDQAYPNLCILATICLTCPVTSVNVERGFSRYNIIKTALRNALHTDNVNNLMMIKIEGPPLTDFDFDEGFKLWCSRKDRRVLSPKFIETVKSKCTDVVQPKVSETAKTNAVGEELKYSQEDVEIMIETVVSKLTGVLSKFGDTQQDKCTRDF from the coding sequence ATGTCGTTTTTCCTCCAGGATGTGCTTTCAGTACTGCACACAACATGCCTGTCTCTGCAGGCTAACAACCTCACTTTTTCAGAAGTGTCTGATTACATAACTGCATGTAAAAAGGCAGTGGATGAGTTAAAATCCAGAAATGGTAGCTATTTCCAGCAGTTTCTAGACAGTGTTAGGGAGTATGAAACAGAGCTtgaaattgaatttcatggTCACACAATTCCAGCCAATAAGAAACAGCGGGAGAATTTTGCTAAAAGTAGTGAGAAATTTTTGACTTTCCTATCTGATAATCTAGCCAGTAGATTtgttgaaaatgatgatgaaatcagcTCAGCTTTTGATATTCTGGTACCATCTAAACTACCAACAGAGGCTGATCAGATTGCAAAGTATGGTGATGTTGAGATTTCAAAGTTGGGAGAATTTTTTGGGACAGATAAAACTGATGGTGATGGAAATACTGTAAATCCACCACTAAATAAAGCAAAACTCATCAGTGAGTGGTCCCTTTTCAAACACGTCATGTGTAAGTATAGAAATCAGGAGTTCACAGAATTCTGGGAATGGGGTTTAAAAACGCATGATCAAGCCTATCCTAACCTGTGTATATTAGCTACTATTTGCCTTACCTGTCCTGTAACATCTGTGAATGTTGAACGTGGTTTCTCAAGGTACAACATAATAAAAACAGCACTGAGGAATGCACTGCATACTGACAATGTCAACAATCTTATGATGATAAAAATTGAGGGACCACCCCTcacagattttgattttgatgagGGTTTTAAATTGTGGTGTTCAAGAAAAGACAGAAGAGTTCTAAGCCCTAAATTTattgaaactgtaaaaagtaaatgtaCAGATGTTGTGCAACCCAAGGTATCTGAAACTGCAAAAACTAATGCAGTTGGGGAGGAGTTGAAATATTCCCAGGAGGATGTTGAAATCATGATAGAGACAGTAGTATCAAAGCTAACTGGGGTGTTATCAAAGTTTGGTGATACCCAACAAGATAAGTGTACACGTGATTTTTGA